Below is a window of Ischnura elegans chromosome 1, ioIscEleg1.1, whole genome shotgun sequence DNA.
TTACTGCATGGCTGTTTCTTAATTGACTCATATGGATGAGGAGGAGGGAGGTAGAAAATGTTGTACCACAAAGTGAGTTGGTGTAGCATTTCATCTTTCTGCGAAGTCCATGATCTACCTCTGTGCTCTCCAACCATGGTGCAATTATTACGCTAATACATACTTACACTATATTTCAGTATGTATACTTCTATGCATGCAAATTAAAAAGCTGTCAATATTTAAATTggaatttgaaatacatatttatcaattaattcgTAGTTGCAATCAAGCCTAGGCAATTCAACTTCAACCAATATAAATTATGTATGCATGTAATGTGCATAATTCAAAAGCATTCACTCAAGCAGTACACATAGATGGCTCATTAAAGCTGTTTTGAATTCACGTTTCTATTTCTTCCGTCCTCAGCAGCCACTAAATTTGGTACATACTTGCACTGCAGAATTGTCATTAAGAATCAACCTGGACATGAATTCTTCACTGCagctcagaattaaaaaatacaccTATTTGTGACTGCTTCATTCtcagaaaatatcatttgaaattaatacctcagagaatgtaaataaattttccaagtaAAAAGCAAAGAGAACAccagaaaactttttaaaaatcaacatggattaCTTCTATATTAAACCAATACTTTATTACCCACATTTAATCTCAAGGAATCTGAACTAACCAAACATTGTGTCATATATTATCTATTTCACTTTCTTTTTATGTTTCCTTAGCTTTGGTTtctttcagtggcgccgactccatggggcctgagggggcccgagccccctcaaagattcgtttgggggggcggagccccctcaataattcaagaaaataattaagttatattatgctttgcgaaatcacaaaaatatattggtaatttttatttcccatgttagacgatagttaccttttaaaataaattcaacaatgtgtgttgaaacaaataattataagattaagcaggttaactgaatcaagtggcgtgaatcatggtagtgtttcggtgctgcgacacactttgaatttaacctctccccggggcaagacctccgatatgggcccccccaatttttttaataagtcggcgcccctggttccttttaaattccataaaattataatttcagcaaaaaattcaCACTAGGACTTGGTATCCCAAATTCGCTTTATTATCAATAACAATAATGGCAATATTTAACAATGGCAATCATTTTTTTGAAcaattaattatcaaaaaatttttctcacaaaatatctacagataaaaattttaatgtccatggatagatattttatgatataaaacaatattttacattaaaacaacatcttgtataatttaaaaaataaacaagagtgattaacataattatttacaaaaaaagaaatatttttaaattggttCCTTTCAATCAATTCTGTTCAAATCACAACTGATCCGCTAGGATTCACTTAATTTAATGCCACATTCCACAACTGTTGAGAGCCTTCtcacctttttttcaattttatgcctTTCTTGTACAGAAAGGAAATGTCTTAAACCTGGGTCAATGTGTGAATATTCTTCACCACCATCTTCATTCAGTTGGTCAGCATCCTTTTTCAACCAGCCTCTTTTTTGGTGGCTCTCTTCTTTGGAATCTGAGCTTCTTGAAATTCAAAAGGCAACATAACATTAATATAATACAACAAGGAAGGATGCTAGTAACAGATGAATAAATCTAAGACAACAtatcttaacccggtaacgcctgaattaaaaattttctgcgaTTTTAGTGGTAATCATAcgttttaatacgaatgaaattctgagtcattcagtgcaagttttattcttttatctctaatagtttccaagatacagcctggtaccatatggtaccgctaggcgtttaaggggtcaaaaaaacgaaatttgaaaaacttcgGAAAACGCATTTtaaagccaaaaacgttaaatatttattattttccggaaaacacattcattttcatccaaaattacgctaaaatatcgataatattcaatcaattattaaatattattgtttataaaatagaagttatgtataatcgacgtagaaatcaagaataacatgattttagcgtttcactcagtcgttgccgcatatggaaatgaacaaagcagtcactgcattgcatttcaagcattctgttcttattttactgattcagttttcagtagcacaccgtccccgcttgggcttggattttatttgttgattgttcccgtcgaacctatcaggggcactggaaagaagataggccgctgtcagttgaatgcgatctttgaaacatgaatcaattacaaatctatttctttagcaaagtaccccattccagtcgcacttctggtaaattgagcacgtccttgatattttaggggatcctaTTATCCAGCTGTGATTACACTACTGGCCATTGGAACTCTAGCTGAGTTATGTTTTTCAggatttccgcatcagcatccatgcgttgggcgtcattgcatccagaatccaagtaaaaatgggccacgaccATTTTGTCGCCtcacattcctgagttttacgaagtagctatctgaACTATTGATGCACTGcactttctagccaaacctaattagcTTCCCCCGCAAGAATTGCTAACAGCTatgtcttccaaaagagaacaacatcgactcattgaaactcaaggactgctttcctctgaaatatccgccgaatctttcttttgccatgcccataaaagggcgcattttccacGTCTTATCTGATTCATCTATAGCCGTGTAATCaccgcaatgaataaacctacgaagttgataaaaatcttttacgtctcattgtgtaataaacaagattatttctggcgtttagtgctgcctcacaatagtgccttttactgggagtcgttttatgccaacttataaaaagaattgcaacaaatattttcagtacctcatgtgttatatttgggtcataacagtttcagaattgtacacacctattcgactctaacacttagtgtgtaaggacattttcgtcaaagaacagttcaaatattctgGTTGTGGATGCTTCATGAatcagtgagttggtaatcaggattacgagaaatcctttcgtgctttacgatctcttcatcatcaaaaacgcgtcgttcctccctatttttataccttttgggtgctttacggctctgtccagtttcactacacttttgaaaattctcagacatttcttgagataaactcagctgattgcccaccttttcgaacaacaacttcaaattcgggcagaattggcgtccactcgttattccattttcctcagtcagaaggaaggtattcatcctctctttgctGCAGTACATGCtatattataagcagtatgtgtaagttatttcagttttactagcacatgaaagtgtgaaaagtatcggagtgtgattgagatacgttagacaaaaattaggattaggctgctcttgtcgaagtgatgcctgtcgcgtggtcgtctcttgccgccagccgtcattgaattttccccttagcaagcccccttattccccatcatacccccttcctaattgagtacacggatactcttcctattcatgtttttctaaataggatttaggtatgcaattatacctcccactccttgagacctcgtgagggtacgagattctaaaaaaatgcggacaatttagggcctGATGTACTAGGATGAcgtccttataacaaaaaaattaatttatgtacacattttgtatgtGTTGTAACAattaaataacgcaaaatttataatataaatgatgaaaaataaataattgtaaaataaataactgttagaaaacgaaaacaacagaaatgttcgtatttacgctttccgccaaaacatggtagtgcaagcgcctagcggtaccatatggtaccaccaaaatgttttgcatcataacatcccaaatattaagctcacatacaaaaaccatacttaatatgaaatgtacatgttataacaatcataattacattaaaacatcttcgtattatgagtacataagacgcaagtaaagaaaatcgaaatgcttgcactaaaaattccgtttttttcgcatagctgaaaattctcaattttcaaacggctctaaatacgttaatttcagctttaaaaaagcaaacttttcgagaaaatgtaaataaaaacattcttattatgtttaagctttcaaaaatccaaataaattacaataagtgacaaaaacgttacgtttagcattgcgctaccggctggtaccatatggtaccgctaggcgttaacgggttaatattCAGAACTTAAAATTTAGAGCAATAACATTCAAGTTTTTATCGCTGAGAGCAAAGTGTCATACATACACAAATGTAAGACCTTCATTTTTTCTCTAGCACGAAAGATTATCAGTGTTGGTGGGGTCTTCTATGTCTCAAGTGATAAACAATGCAAATGATTAATCCACAATGTTCCACACACACTGGAccataatattgacataaattaagataaattatttgaagagattatttgttgaatttacaggataaaaaaacaatcaaaaatacTGAGAACCATACAATCCACATCAATGGTTCCACAAGCAATTCTacgaaaatattcataaataggaaatttcaaatttaaattaggCATGAAATCATCATCATATCATACTTTGATTTTTGATGCGATGGATTTGAAGACACTGTATCACCAGGAGATGGACCAGAAAATTGTCCGCCACAGCGGCAATTTGGCCACAGCGGAGGGGCACACTGCAGCCTCCGCCTCAAGGTATGGAAGGCTTCAGACTGAGGAAGTAGCATTAGTAGGCCATACAAGGCACGGAGCAAAGACTCACGGCTGCTATGGCATCCTCCACCAGGGGGCTTAGTTCCAAGAAGTTCCAACCTAAGGTCTGACCAAGGATACATAAAACTAATGATAGCCGAGAAAGTGGAGTCAGCCTAATGTTTAGTggttaaaaaaaacctaaatcaAACACGAATTGCAATCAAAGaagtgagataaaaattttaataaagccttgtctaaaataaattaacatactaacaaaataacagttagtggaacagtacttggtttttgtttcactatGAAATTAACATACATTTGCACATACTGCGAAGAATCCACAATTCTTCTAATCTGACAATTTTGTCAACGAAttcacacaaattatttggaaCAGATCAAACCCACAttatgtttaaatgaaaaatttaatgtagTTCATAGCTTGATCACCTCAAATACAATagattaaataaaagtaaatgaataCATTAATATGATAATAACCTTAGAAAGTATTCAATTTCTCACCTAGTGTAAATTTCTCATCTCCCACTTTAAGGATTCTTTATTTGGGGTGTCTAAAGGCTTCACaagggatttgaacccaagcccttTTGATCAGCAACCAAGTACTTTACCCACTAAGCTACCACACTCCCCAACTTCACTGAGACCACTTACTCTGTAATACTTACATGTGAATATTGGAGACTCGATGAGCTGAATGAGTCGGTCGATTTCTGTAAGGAATTCAACTGTGACATCCAAATCACCACTGGTAGTAGGTTAAGGCTTATTTCACAACATATTTGCCAATATGCCATAATGATGAAATGGTCAAGTATTAACTAGAACAGAGAACATACTGTCCTTTTCACCAACATATATTTATGAATGGCTGATCCATATAGACACCTAGTCCAATGCTCAGGTCACAAAACATTGTCTCATCCTTTACGTTACCCCCTCTCCCTCCTTTCCTATACTCCACCTATTCCACTCATATTTTTGTAGTACTTTTGATGCTGCACGTACATACATATAGAATTAAAAAACTAGTCCATAAAGAGTAATCCAAAATGGGAAAAATAGTAGGTCCTTAATGACTGGATTAAGCATGTTGAAACATGCATacaaaatacctttaaaaatctgataataatgaaaataacctAACTAGAAACAATTTTACACACAATTTACACTTCCAGCCCATTAAACTCATTCAAATCCCACAGTATTTTACTATGCTGGATTATTTTTATGAGTATGGAATTTTGCTTACACTAAGTCTAACACCACGACCTGACTCCAATCACTTTCAGCAATAAGTTCATGCAGCTTCCATCTTAGTATTGGTTCGACATCTCCTGTTAAGTAGAAATGACCAACATGCATGTATGACTATGCAATGGTTGAGAGAGATATTTCAGGAGAAGAAGCCAATAATAAAGGATACAATGTAGAAATTAACTCAGATGCCACATCATAATTCTGAGTTAAAAGCAGCAGAGCTACAGTTGCCACTGGACTATGGCACCAACATGCATACAGACACTGAAACAATTCATGAGCTTCCTGGggaataaaaatgatgattttcaatTACTTTCAGACTAATGAGccaagtaataaaatattacaaaattcttgttttttattacagttgtattataattcataattttgacATCACACAGATTCATCACCCAATCAAAAGCAAAATAAAGTAATTGCAAGATACAGACCTTATCTGCTAGATTCTTTAATTTCATCCTCAATGTGAACAGCTCACTGGATGTGAGCAGAATACAATTGAGATTTTCCACCATTAGGCTAGCAAAAGCTAAGTCATCCTCCACTATCAATGCTTCTGCGAGGGCACGATATATAGCTTCTGAATTTAGCAAAGAACACAACTGCCTATGAGGGAATATTAAAGATCCATAAATACTAAAACTATGCATGTACACAATAAGTTCCAAAGATTGATAAGATATGAAGAGATGGTTTAAGTATACTGAAACTTATTCCATAAACTGTGATAAAACAGCTATCTGTGAGTCAATCCACTATGAAGTATACAAATTTACAATATGATGAACTACCAGATGCGAACATACCACATTAATCTGAATATAATCTATTCCATTTTGCCCAACAACTCCAAGGAGACAATAATGGGGGTAATAAATGTACATACTTGATAGCAATAGTTACTTTTTCCAATATTGAATCCTCAAAAAATTAGGAGGTGATCATGATTGGGTAAACATGTAGTATTTCTTCAGCAGCATAATCATATTCATTAAATAGAAACCAAGTATTACATCTTCTGTGTAGACCTATCCGCTTGGAATAACACTTATTCACACACGACCACAATAAGCAAAAAAGTGCATCAGATTACGAAAAATATCAAATGTAGGAGTGCAAAATTCCTACTGATGTGTTTACTCCAAATAATGTAGTTCTAGAGACAgtattaatactttaaaaaacttTACATACCTAATAATAAAGGACCCACGGTCTTCAAGAAGAGAGCGATCTGAAGAAAATAACCGTAGCAAACCATGGATGAACTTCGAAAAATATGGGTTTGGAACaaaagctgaaaataaacacaattaataaaacacaatatcaatattttaagaatgcacaccttgatatttaaaaaaataacggatTAAATTGAGTTACATAATTATTTCACTATGGCCAGTGACATTAGTTTTAGTAAAACAATATACGTATGTTAATGCTAAcatacataaataaaatcaattgtgaaagaaattatcatcacaaaattttttggaaaacagtATCCCATCATTTCAATACCTGAAAGAGGCAGGTCATCACCACTATGCACTTGTGGAGGTGCCAAGGTATTATCCTCAGCTTCAACAGCTTTTTGAGAATGTAAGGGTGGTCCTTTGCTTTCAGAAATTAGTTTAGCCATCACCTTAAGAGCCTGCCGCACAACTTCATCAGATGGATCACACAAAGTACGAATCATGGCAGGAAATAATCCCTTCTCCAGATGAGCGAGAACCTTAAGAAAGAATCACAGGAGTTTAATGGAAACAATTCAGCTACACTGACCCTGTGATAAagaaagttttataaaaattacattaaaacagCAACAGCTATTACCGGAATATAGTCAATAATTTCCACAAGAGCTATAAAATTTCCAAGCCAGCAATTAAAGAAGTGAGGAAAATTTACAGTCCATTCTTACTCAAAACTATCACCACCCCAAAAGGTAAAAGATAAATATGTAATTACTCCGCAcatgaatacaaaataaatgatatttccaGGATATACAGGCAtatataaaaatgcatgaattaacATTTCATGAAGATAGGTGAATTTGCACTCGGGATCCAACATTTTCAATCAAACATCCTCAAAGGCAGTGGCAGATGCAGAATAGGGACAAGAGGGGGGCTGAGTGGGAGTTAACCTatcagcagtagtgggggtctgaaaaaattacaattctatctggtgtaaattggatacccaaggggggggggggggcttagatccgccactgctcaaaGGTCAATTGATTATTTCCCAGCCCACTTTCATTGGTGGAGAGCTTTAAACCATAACTCTAGCAACAAAATGATAAGTGAAGTGTAACTACAAGGATATATCATGGCAAAGTCTTTAAACCTAGCACCACAAAGGCATTAcgttttccatgaaattaaatgcCCATACCTGATGAGGCATGCAACTATGCAGGTGATGAATCCATCCCAATACAGCAACTTTGGTGGCCACTGATGCATGACTCAAATGTTTTGTCAGTTCTTCAACAACTAACTCTAAGTCAAGAGCTGAGGAGTTCACAGATTTTTCAGACCCTTTTGGTAATTTCTGAGCACTGGCATCACCTTTTTCATGGTCAGGACTAGGTACATTATCTCCAGAATTAATCACACTTACTGTTGTTGCGTCTGCCCCTAACGatggaaagcaaagaaaaatgTACGTGTTCATCACTTATTAAATACTGCAGAGAAAACTGACAGATAACAAAAACACAACCCAGTTAACCAATGCACTACTTCTATGAGGCACAACTTATTTgtataagtaaataaatacacATGAACAGCTGCAGCTATGAAATCAATGGTTGGCGAGGTAACTTGGTGGAATCTTGacatgatagataaaaattaaactttgttgtcTTCCACACAGATTTATTAGAAGACTCAACCGGTTGAGAGGTGAAAAAGATACATTGACAGGGTGGTGTAAGATTTGCTGATTCATAACAATCACTAAGTGTGTACCACAGATAATCAAGAGGAAATATACATACGTATGtagtttttacaaataaaaatattagggatggatggatccaggatttttttcggacccggatcggatccttgatttttggagctgaatcttcggatattttcagatccaaatgcattttcaattttctgctataaaacgaagtaattattcaagtttcttctgggtgcATACAATCAAAAGAACGCTCCTTAAATTTACATAGacttctaaatatttttactgattaaaaatcgtttttataagctttaaaattattttttaaaaacgataaaatcttTACACGCTCAGGATGTAAACTGTTAcacttgcgtttggaaatgaaaataggtttcaatcttcggaTAAGCCATTGACTAATTtttgatattcctcacataagtttcccccgaattttgttaCTTTCTCTTCTGATACTGACTTCACTCTTTCACCCGCAAATGTTTCAGTTGCGGTGAGGTGGATTTTCCACTTCCTCACGATAGTTTCACGTCACAGTCCACTCACATGATGTCAATGtccctttatgtcaataaaaatgtttctacacaatgaaagacatttttcttGGTATATCATTCAATTGAATCGCAGCTGCACAATCTGGAACACATTAACAATGTTTAGAAAAACATTTGCGTCAtgtcaattataaaaattttcgcggctgaaattctgttgcataactcctacgagagcttttaaacaaaatggttcatgagtaggccAAGCATTGCAGTGCAACGGCGCATGCAAAGGTGGAATCGAAACTCCACTCCCTCGTACGggatgctgcattcactgaagcataaatttaaaatttccgatccagAGGCGATgccttcagcgaatttggatccgaagtatacgatgaagggcaatatccacggatatttggatccaaagtatccgatccaaccatccctaaaaaatattatttcccttcaaTAAGCCACAACATCATCTCAAGCCTGATTCATAGCTAAGCACTTCAAGCATCTTCACTCAGCAGAACTTGTCAACTTGGTCCCTTAAAATGTCTAAGGTTCTCAAATTCCACTTCCCCGGGTCTGTTCCGACTTTCAATTACACAATGAATGTGTTAGATTGAAGATGAAAGAGGTTTGCAAAATAATGAACTTTTACctcagcatgaattttcattatTGCCATTACAAGGAGATTGCAGCACGAAAAACCAGCAGACATCACACATGCTATATGCATTATAAAACAAAACACTAGTCAAACATTCAAAGTGAGGATGGGTCAGTTTCTTTTATTCAGTACTCAGTTCCACCAGTGCTTGACCTATTAACCAGGATTAGAAGTGAAGGCAAAAAAATCTGGTCTGAAATAATTTGTGCTACCATGACAGTACAGTTACTTTAAGGTTAATATGGGAATTATATTTGACCATTAATtgtattcattaaaacttttctcttccactgaatattttgttaattttttcactgatcAATCAACAATTCAATCAATGggtagcaaaaatattaaattggttGTTGAGTATACTGATATGACATTACTTTTATTGT
It encodes the following:
- the LOC124164099 gene encoding protein VAC14 homolog produces the protein MMSEKDYAPLSAACVRALNDKIYEKRKAAALEIEKMVKEFAACNNTVQIKKLLKVLGRDFACSQNGHVRKGGLIGLAAIAVALGNDTCFYTEELVVPILACLEDTDLRVRYYACESLYNVAKIARGSLLPHLFPRIFDALARLAADPDHNVKSGAELLDRLMKEIVTESGTPFDLASFIPMLRERVYATNAFARQFILSWIGALCSCPSFNLLPFLPDILDGLFRILSDSTPGIRQMCDILLGEFLRSIKHDPSYVDYSSMVNILITHSQAPDDLLQFTAITWIKEFIQLSGETMLPFTASILSATLPCLAYEDDNRKNIRETAKAVNYSFMKLITVTEENNINKKGCGDNEGADATTVSVINSGDNVPSPDHEKGDASAQKLPKGSEKSVNSSALDLELVVEELTKHLSHASVATKVAVLGWIHHLHSCMPHQVLAHLEKGLFPAMIRTLCDPSDEVVRQALKVMAKLISESKGPPLHSQKAVEAEDNTLAPPQVHSGDDLPLSAFVPNPYFSKFIHGLLRLFSSDRSLLEDRGSFIIRQLCSLLNSEAIYRALAEALIVEDDLAFASLMVENLNCILLTSSELFTLRMKLKNLADKEAHELFQCLYACWCHSPVATVALLLLTQNYDVASELISTFGDLDVTVEFLTEIDRLIQLIESPIFTYLRLELLGTKPPGGGCHSSRESLLRALYGLLMLLPQSEAFHTLRRRLQCAPPLWPNCRCGGQFSGPSPGDTVSSNPSHQKSKSSDSKEESHQKRGWLKKDADQLNEDGGEEYSHIDPGLRHFLSVQERHKIEKKVRRLSTVVECGIKLSES